One Phaseolus vulgaris cultivar G19833 chromosome 2, P. vulgaris v2.0, whole genome shotgun sequence DNA window includes the following coding sequences:
- the LOC137813000 gene encoding nuclear poly(A) polymerase 1 isoform X2 produces MGSHGFSNHNNGQQQRLGITEPISLGGPTEYDVIKTRELEKHLQDAGLYENQDEAVSREEVLGRLDQIVKIWVKTISRGKGLNEELVQEANAKIFTFGSYRLGVHGPGADIDILCVGPRYASRDEDFFGELHKMLSEMTEVTELHPVPDAHVPVMRLKLNGVSIDLLYAKLSLWVIPENLDISQESILQNADEQTVRSLNGCRVTDQVLRLVPNIQNFRTTLKCMKFWAKHRGVYSNVTGFLGGINWALLVALICQLFPNAVPNMLVSRFFRVYTKWRWPNPVMLCGIEEGSLGLQVWDPRRHPKDRSHLMPIITPAYPCMNSSYNVSSSTLRIIMKEFQRGNEICEAMEANKADWDTLFEPHPFFEAYKNYLQIDISAENADDLRKWKGWVESRLRHLTLKIERHTYDMLQCHPHPGDFPDKSRPYHCSYFMGLQRKQGVPLSGAQKFDIRPTVEEFKHSVNMYTLWKPGMDVHVSHVKRDSIPSFVFPGAVRPSHPSKVTWHSKRSSELSTFGHAHAEESEEGKVFVLGGNGDRKRKVGEDSVDTLRSSKSLASLSPCSREVDEDGNPDSIGSCWYEKCDDSEMNGSGEEQGEKPDLEDGEKVAIEKIKCGPCDSLAQHVFSEEPDELTPPLLTEMPPPVPQKKPLIRLKFTSLGKAGD; encoded by the exons ATGGGAAGCCACGGATTCAGCAATCACAATAATGGGCAGCAGCAACGGTTAGGCATAACAGAGCCTATCTCATTGGGTGGACCTACTGAATATGATGTGATCAAGACTCGTGAACTTGAGAAG CACTTGCAAGATGCTGGCTTGTATGAGAATCAGGATGAGGCAGTTAGTAGGGAGGAAGTACTTGGAAGACTAGACCAG ATTGTGAAAATTTGGGTCAAAACCATTAGTCGTGGGAAGGGACTAAATGAAGAACTGGTGCAAGAAGCAAATGCCAAGATTTTCACTTTTGGCTCATATCGACTTGGG GTACATGGCCCTGGAGCAGATATAGACATTCTTTGTGTGGGGCCAAGATATGCATCCAGAGAT GAAGATTTCTTTGGCGAGCTGCATAAGATGCTATCTGAGATGACAGAAGTAACAGAGTTGCACCCTGTGCCTGATGCTCATGTACCAGTGATGAGGCTCAAGCTCAATGGCGTTTCAATAGATCTTCTATATGCAAAATTATCTTTGTGGGTCATTCCTGAA AACTTGGATATATCACAGGAGTCAATATTACAAAATGCAGATGAGCAAACTGTTCGTAGTCTTAATGGTTGTAGAGTCACTGATCAGGTCTTGCGTTTGGTTCCAAATATTCAG AATTTTCGTACAACATTGAAGTGCATGAAGTTTTGGGCAAAGCATCGTGGTGTTTATTCGAAT GTTACAGGTTTTCTTGGTGGTATAAACTGGGCATTGCTTGTTGCACTAATATGCCAGCTTTTTCCTAATGCAGTGCCCAATATGTTAGTGTCTCGATTCTTCAGAGTATATACCAAGTGGCGTTGGCCAAATCCAGTAATGCTTTGTGGCATTGAAGAGGGGTCACTTGGCCTTCAAGTTTGGGACCCTAGAAGACATCCCAAGGATAGATCCCATCTAATGCCAATAATTACTCCTGCTTATCCTTGCATGAACTCTAGCTACAATGTGTCCTCAAGTACATTGCGTATTATCATGAAGGAATTTCAGAGGGGAAATGAAATATGTGAG GCTATGGAGGCTAACAAGGCTGATTGGGACACTCTTTTTGAGCCTCATCCCTTTTTTGAAGCTTATAAGAACTATTTGCAGATAGACATATCAGCAGAGAATGCAGATGATCTTAGAAAATGGAAAGGGTGGGTTGAGTCTCGCCTGCGCCACTTGACATTGAAA ATTGAGAGGCACACCTATGACATGCTTCAGTGTCATCCACATCCTGGTGACTTTCCTGACAAATCCAGACCTTACCACTGCTCCTACTTCATGGGACTACAACGTAAGCAAGGTGTTCCTCTGAGTGGTGCTCAGAAGTTTGATATAAGACCAACTGTTGAAGAATTTAAGCATTCTGTGAACATGTACACTCTATGGAAACCTGGAATGGATGTCCATGTCTCCCATGTGAAACGTGATAGTATACCCTCCTTCGTTTTTCCTGGTGCTGTTAGACCTTCACACCCATCTAAAGTAACTTGGCACAGTAAGAGGAGTTCAGAATTAAGTACTTTTGGCCATGCTCATGCAGAAGAGTCTGAAGAAGGTAAAGTTTTTGTATTGGGAGGAAATGGTGATAGGAAGAGAAAAGTAGGTGAAGATAGTGTGGATACCTTGAGAAGTTCGAAGTCCCTTGCATCTTTGTCTCCCTGCAGCAGGGAAGTTGATGAAGATGGAAATCCTGATAGCATTGGTAGTTGTTGGTATGAGAAATGTGATGACTCAGAAATGAATGGTAGTGGTGAAGAACAGGGTGAGAAACCTGAtttggaagatggtgaaaaggTAGCCATTGAGAAGATTAAGTGTGGTCCATGTGATTCACTTGCACAGCATGTCTTTTCAGAGGAACCTGATGAGCTCACACCACCATTATTAACTGAGATGCCTCCACCTGTGCCACAGAAGAAGCCCCTTATCAG GTTGAAGTTCACCTCTTTAGGAAAAGCTGGTGATTGA
- the LOC137813000 gene encoding nuclear poly(A) polymerase 1 isoform X1 gives MGSHGFSNHNNGQQQRLGITEPISLGGPTEYDVIKTRELEKHLQDAGLYENQDEAVSREEVLGRLDQIVKIWVKTISRGKGLNEELVQEANAKIFTFGSYRLGVHGPGADIDILCVGPRYASRDEDFFGELHKMLSEMTEVTELHPVPDAHVPVMRLKLNGVSIDLLYAKLSLWVIPENLDISQESILQNADEQTVRSLNGCRVTDQVLRLVPNIQENFRTTLKCMKFWAKHRGVYSNVTGFLGGINWALLVALICQLFPNAVPNMLVSRFFRVYTKWRWPNPVMLCGIEEGSLGLQVWDPRRHPKDRSHLMPIITPAYPCMNSSYNVSSSTLRIIMKEFQRGNEICEAMEANKADWDTLFEPHPFFEAYKNYLQIDISAENADDLRKWKGWVESRLRHLTLKIERHTYDMLQCHPHPGDFPDKSRPYHCSYFMGLQRKQGVPLSGAQKFDIRPTVEEFKHSVNMYTLWKPGMDVHVSHVKRDSIPSFVFPGAVRPSHPSKVTWHSKRSSELSTFGHAHAEESEEGKVFVLGGNGDRKRKVGEDSVDTLRSSKSLASLSPCSREVDEDGNPDSIGSCWYEKCDDSEMNGSGEEQGEKPDLEDGEKVAIEKIKCGPCDSLAQHVFSEEPDELTPPLLTEMPPPVPQKKPLIRLKFTSLGKAGD, from the exons ATGGGAAGCCACGGATTCAGCAATCACAATAATGGGCAGCAGCAACGGTTAGGCATAACAGAGCCTATCTCATTGGGTGGACCTACTGAATATGATGTGATCAAGACTCGTGAACTTGAGAAG CACTTGCAAGATGCTGGCTTGTATGAGAATCAGGATGAGGCAGTTAGTAGGGAGGAAGTACTTGGAAGACTAGACCAG ATTGTGAAAATTTGGGTCAAAACCATTAGTCGTGGGAAGGGACTAAATGAAGAACTGGTGCAAGAAGCAAATGCCAAGATTTTCACTTTTGGCTCATATCGACTTGGG GTACATGGCCCTGGAGCAGATATAGACATTCTTTGTGTGGGGCCAAGATATGCATCCAGAGAT GAAGATTTCTTTGGCGAGCTGCATAAGATGCTATCTGAGATGACAGAAGTAACAGAGTTGCACCCTGTGCCTGATGCTCATGTACCAGTGATGAGGCTCAAGCTCAATGGCGTTTCAATAGATCTTCTATATGCAAAATTATCTTTGTGGGTCATTCCTGAA AACTTGGATATATCACAGGAGTCAATATTACAAAATGCAGATGAGCAAACTGTTCGTAGTCTTAATGGTTGTAGAGTCACTGATCAGGTCTTGCGTTTGGTTCCAAATATTCAGGAG AATTTTCGTACAACATTGAAGTGCATGAAGTTTTGGGCAAAGCATCGTGGTGTTTATTCGAAT GTTACAGGTTTTCTTGGTGGTATAAACTGGGCATTGCTTGTTGCACTAATATGCCAGCTTTTTCCTAATGCAGTGCCCAATATGTTAGTGTCTCGATTCTTCAGAGTATATACCAAGTGGCGTTGGCCAAATCCAGTAATGCTTTGTGGCATTGAAGAGGGGTCACTTGGCCTTCAAGTTTGGGACCCTAGAAGACATCCCAAGGATAGATCCCATCTAATGCCAATAATTACTCCTGCTTATCCTTGCATGAACTCTAGCTACAATGTGTCCTCAAGTACATTGCGTATTATCATGAAGGAATTTCAGAGGGGAAATGAAATATGTGAG GCTATGGAGGCTAACAAGGCTGATTGGGACACTCTTTTTGAGCCTCATCCCTTTTTTGAAGCTTATAAGAACTATTTGCAGATAGACATATCAGCAGAGAATGCAGATGATCTTAGAAAATGGAAAGGGTGGGTTGAGTCTCGCCTGCGCCACTTGACATTGAAA ATTGAGAGGCACACCTATGACATGCTTCAGTGTCATCCACATCCTGGTGACTTTCCTGACAAATCCAGACCTTACCACTGCTCCTACTTCATGGGACTACAACGTAAGCAAGGTGTTCCTCTGAGTGGTGCTCAGAAGTTTGATATAAGACCAACTGTTGAAGAATTTAAGCATTCTGTGAACATGTACACTCTATGGAAACCTGGAATGGATGTCCATGTCTCCCATGTGAAACGTGATAGTATACCCTCCTTCGTTTTTCCTGGTGCTGTTAGACCTTCACACCCATCTAAAGTAACTTGGCACAGTAAGAGGAGTTCAGAATTAAGTACTTTTGGCCATGCTCATGCAGAAGAGTCTGAAGAAGGTAAAGTTTTTGTATTGGGAGGAAATGGTGATAGGAAGAGAAAAGTAGGTGAAGATAGTGTGGATACCTTGAGAAGTTCGAAGTCCCTTGCATCTTTGTCTCCCTGCAGCAGGGAAGTTGATGAAGATGGAAATCCTGATAGCATTGGTAGTTGTTGGTATGAGAAATGTGATGACTCAGAAATGAATGGTAGTGGTGAAGAACAGGGTGAGAAACCTGAtttggaagatggtgaaaaggTAGCCATTGAGAAGATTAAGTGTGGTCCATGTGATTCACTTGCACAGCATGTCTTTTCAGAGGAACCTGATGAGCTCACACCACCATTATTAACTGAGATGCCTCCACCTGTGCCACAGAAGAAGCCCCTTATCAG GTTGAAGTTCACCTCTTTAGGAAAAGCTGGTGATTGA
- the LOC137813000 gene encoding nuclear poly(A) polymerase 1 isoform X3, whose translation MGSHGFSNHNNGQQQRLGITEPISLGGPTEYDVIKTRELEKHLQDAGLYENQDEAVSREEVLGRLDQVHGPGADIDILCVGPRYASRDEDFFGELHKMLSEMTEVTELHPVPDAHVPVMRLKLNGVSIDLLYAKLSLWVIPENLDISQESILQNADEQTVRSLNGCRVTDQVLRLVPNIQENFRTTLKCMKFWAKHRGVYSNVTGFLGGINWALLVALICQLFPNAVPNMLVSRFFRVYTKWRWPNPVMLCGIEEGSLGLQVWDPRRHPKDRSHLMPIITPAYPCMNSSYNVSSSTLRIIMKEFQRGNEICEAMEANKADWDTLFEPHPFFEAYKNYLQIDISAENADDLRKWKGWVESRLRHLTLKIERHTYDMLQCHPHPGDFPDKSRPYHCSYFMGLQRKQGVPLSGAQKFDIRPTVEEFKHSVNMYTLWKPGMDVHVSHVKRDSIPSFVFPGAVRPSHPSKVTWHSKRSSELSTFGHAHAEESEEGKVFVLGGNGDRKRKVGEDSVDTLRSSKSLASLSPCSREVDEDGNPDSIGSCWYEKCDDSEMNGSGEEQGEKPDLEDGEKVAIEKIKCGPCDSLAQHVFSEEPDELTPPLLTEMPPPVPQKKPLIRLKFTSLGKAGD comes from the exons ATGGGAAGCCACGGATTCAGCAATCACAATAATGGGCAGCAGCAACGGTTAGGCATAACAGAGCCTATCTCATTGGGTGGACCTACTGAATATGATGTGATCAAGACTCGTGAACTTGAGAAG CACTTGCAAGATGCTGGCTTGTATGAGAATCAGGATGAGGCAGTTAGTAGGGAGGAAGTACTTGGAAGACTAGACCAG GTACATGGCCCTGGAGCAGATATAGACATTCTTTGTGTGGGGCCAAGATATGCATCCAGAGAT GAAGATTTCTTTGGCGAGCTGCATAAGATGCTATCTGAGATGACAGAAGTAACAGAGTTGCACCCTGTGCCTGATGCTCATGTACCAGTGATGAGGCTCAAGCTCAATGGCGTTTCAATAGATCTTCTATATGCAAAATTATCTTTGTGGGTCATTCCTGAA AACTTGGATATATCACAGGAGTCAATATTACAAAATGCAGATGAGCAAACTGTTCGTAGTCTTAATGGTTGTAGAGTCACTGATCAGGTCTTGCGTTTGGTTCCAAATATTCAGGAG AATTTTCGTACAACATTGAAGTGCATGAAGTTTTGGGCAAAGCATCGTGGTGTTTATTCGAAT GTTACAGGTTTTCTTGGTGGTATAAACTGGGCATTGCTTGTTGCACTAATATGCCAGCTTTTTCCTAATGCAGTGCCCAATATGTTAGTGTCTCGATTCTTCAGAGTATATACCAAGTGGCGTTGGCCAAATCCAGTAATGCTTTGTGGCATTGAAGAGGGGTCACTTGGCCTTCAAGTTTGGGACCCTAGAAGACATCCCAAGGATAGATCCCATCTAATGCCAATAATTACTCCTGCTTATCCTTGCATGAACTCTAGCTACAATGTGTCCTCAAGTACATTGCGTATTATCATGAAGGAATTTCAGAGGGGAAATGAAATATGTGAG GCTATGGAGGCTAACAAGGCTGATTGGGACACTCTTTTTGAGCCTCATCCCTTTTTTGAAGCTTATAAGAACTATTTGCAGATAGACATATCAGCAGAGAATGCAGATGATCTTAGAAAATGGAAAGGGTGGGTTGAGTCTCGCCTGCGCCACTTGACATTGAAA ATTGAGAGGCACACCTATGACATGCTTCAGTGTCATCCACATCCTGGTGACTTTCCTGACAAATCCAGACCTTACCACTGCTCCTACTTCATGGGACTACAACGTAAGCAAGGTGTTCCTCTGAGTGGTGCTCAGAAGTTTGATATAAGACCAACTGTTGAAGAATTTAAGCATTCTGTGAACATGTACACTCTATGGAAACCTGGAATGGATGTCCATGTCTCCCATGTGAAACGTGATAGTATACCCTCCTTCGTTTTTCCTGGTGCTGTTAGACCTTCACACCCATCTAAAGTAACTTGGCACAGTAAGAGGAGTTCAGAATTAAGTACTTTTGGCCATGCTCATGCAGAAGAGTCTGAAGAAGGTAAAGTTTTTGTATTGGGAGGAAATGGTGATAGGAAGAGAAAAGTAGGTGAAGATAGTGTGGATACCTTGAGAAGTTCGAAGTCCCTTGCATCTTTGTCTCCCTGCAGCAGGGAAGTTGATGAAGATGGAAATCCTGATAGCATTGGTAGTTGTTGGTATGAGAAATGTGATGACTCAGAAATGAATGGTAGTGGTGAAGAACAGGGTGAGAAACCTGAtttggaagatggtgaaaaggTAGCCATTGAGAAGATTAAGTGTGGTCCATGTGATTCACTTGCACAGCATGTCTTTTCAGAGGAACCTGATGAGCTCACACCACCATTATTAACTGAGATGCCTCCACCTGTGCCACAGAAGAAGCCCCTTATCAG GTTGAAGTTCACCTCTTTAGGAAAAGCTGGTGATTGA
- the LOC137813001 gene encoding uncharacterized protein: MHHAKTDSEVTSLDASSTTRSPRRPVYYVQSPSHDGEKTTTSLHSTPVLSPMGSPPHSHSSSSRFSGSRKINNHPRSHKLPWNKDIDVIEEEGLLQNEDRHRALSRRYYFLAFVLGFFLLFSLFSLILWGASRPMKPNVLIKSIKFDHLRVQAGSDSTGVATDMITMNSTVKFTYRNTGTFFGVHVTSTPLDLSYSEIVIATGNLKKFYQSRKSQRLVSVAVMGNKIPLYGSGASLSSSTGVPTVAVPLRLGFVIRSRAYVLGRLVKPKYYRRVECSINLDPKKINVSLSLKHSCVYD, encoded by the exons ATGCATCATGCGAAGACAGACTCCGAGGTCACCAGCCTCGACGCCTCCTCCACCACGAGGTCTCCACGTCGACCAGTCTACTACGTTCAGAGCCCTTCCCACGATGGAGAAAAAACCACCACGTCGCTGCATTCAACGCCGGTGCTCAGCCCAATGGGTTCTCCTCCTCACTCTCACTCCTCCTCCAGCCGTTTCTCCGGCTCCCGCAAGATCAACAACCACCCCCGCAGCCACAAGCTGCCGTGGAACAAGGACATCGACGTCATCGAAGAAGAGGGTCTTCTCCAAAACGAAGATCGCCACCGCGCGCTCTCTCGCCGGTACTATTTCCTCGCCTTCGTTCTCggcttcttcctcctcttctccCTCTTCTCTCTCATCCTCTGGGGCGCCAGCAGACCCATGAAGCCCAATGTCCTCATCAAG AGCATCAAATTCGACCATCTCAGAGTTCAAGCGGGTTCCGATTCCACCGGCGTCGCCACCGACATGATCACCATGAATTCCACCGTGAAATTCACTTACCGCAACACCGGAACATTCTTCGGGGTCCATGTCACATCCACTCCTCTGGATCTGTCCTATTCAGAAATTGTAATTGCCACCGGAAAC TTGAAGAAGTTTTATCAGTCAAGGAAGAGTCAGAGATTGGTGAGTGTGGCAGTGATGGGGAACAAGATCCCTCTGTATGGAAGCGGTGCTAGCTTGAGCAGCTCAACGGGTGTGCCTACGGTGGCTGTGCCATTGAGATTGGGGTTTGTGATTCGATCTAGAGCATACGTTCTTGGGAGATTGGTGAAGCCAAAGTACTACAGAAGGGTTGAATGTTCCATCAATTTGGATCCCAAGAAGATCAATGTTTCACTTTCGCTCAAGCATTCTTGCGTCTATGATTGA